The Bradyrhizobium ottawaense genome window below encodes:
- the asnB gene encoding asparagine synthase (glutamine-hydrolyzing) produces MCGIAGIFHRDGRPADGRAVAAMSAALVHRGPDGESTWLDGPVGLAHRRLAIRDLSDAGRQPMLDASERIVVTYNGEIYNDHELRSELERSFGVRFRSTCDTEILPYAYLAWGEAMFERLEGFFAIGLWDRQERRLILARDGIGIKPLYYSENGSRVLFASEIKGLTAGGDLTARIDPVALHTYLAAGHPGTQTSLYQDIKQLPPGTMIGFTERERTERRFWRPVRAPAIRDLDEAVVRLQSTIETVVKSQMVSDVPLAVLQSGGIDSSLISLTLGRLGLKPPLFTAGFTEKSHDETAVAQQIATAAGLSLNVIDGEAGEDAEASLRAVVYHFDGQCSDTGALGFYHLAGAVRRHSTVVLSGDGGDEFFAGYETYAATMMAERARHVVPRGLAGLTGRLAYASVRGNEKRLPAAAQLARFALGLGEAGNSPHLQWRRLVPRFLAEKIYDRGMADLASTDPFAEYAEYYSEPHDNVLDRALIADQRFHLQSVLTKVDAMSMAHGLEVRVPILDRRVMDLAGSLDVSLLNPWPKGAPKYVLRKLAERLGMPGEAAWSRKRGFNVPIAQLMRRGGLRPICDRVLDREADVFAPFLKPEAIRLLWTAHREARSDNAFALWPILTLGIWLTGLATPSPRRA; encoded by the coding sequence ATGTGCGGCATAGCGGGCATCTTTCATCGTGACGGTCGGCCCGCCGACGGCCGTGCGGTTGCGGCGATGTCGGCAGCGCTGGTCCATCGCGGGCCGGACGGCGAGAGCACCTGGCTGGACGGCCCCGTCGGCCTCGCCCACCGCCGGCTCGCCATCCGCGATCTCTCCGATGCCGGGCGCCAGCCGATGCTCGATGCCTCGGAACGCATCGTCGTCACCTACAATGGAGAGATCTACAACGATCACGAGTTGCGCAGCGAGCTCGAGCGATCGTTCGGCGTCCGCTTTCGCAGCACCTGCGACACCGAGATCCTCCCTTACGCGTATCTCGCCTGGGGTGAGGCGATGTTCGAACGCCTGGAGGGATTTTTCGCGATCGGCCTGTGGGATCGGCAGGAGCGCCGCCTGATCCTGGCGCGCGACGGCATCGGGATCAAGCCGCTGTATTATTCCGAGAACGGCAGCCGCGTTCTGTTCGCAAGCGAGATCAAGGGACTTACGGCGGGCGGAGACCTCACCGCGCGGATCGATCCCGTGGCCCTGCATACCTATCTCGCCGCAGGCCATCCAGGGACGCAAACGAGCCTGTACCAGGACATCAAGCAGCTCCCGCCCGGCACGATGATCGGATTCACCGAGCGCGAGCGAACCGAGCGACGCTTCTGGCGGCCGGTGCGTGCGCCTGCGATCCGCGACCTCGACGAAGCCGTTGTCCGGCTGCAATCGACGATCGAGACCGTGGTCAAGAGCCAGATGGTGAGCGACGTGCCGCTCGCCGTGCTGCAGAGCGGCGGCATCGACAGTTCGCTGATCAGCCTGACGCTGGGCCGGCTCGGCTTGAAGCCGCCGCTGTTCACGGCCGGCTTCACCGAGAAAAGCCATGATGAAACCGCGGTGGCGCAGCAGATCGCCACCGCCGCCGGCCTGTCGCTCAACGTCATCGACGGGGAAGCGGGCGAGGATGCCGAGGCGTCGCTGCGGGCGGTGGTCTATCATTTCGACGGCCAATGCTCCGACACGGGCGCGCTCGGCTTCTATCATCTGGCTGGTGCGGTCCGCCGGCATTCCACGGTGGTTCTGTCCGGCGATGGCGGCGACGAGTTCTTCGCCGGATATGAGACCTATGCCGCGACCATGATGGCGGAGCGCGCGCGCCACGTCGTTCCGCGCGGCCTTGCCGGGCTGACCGGACGCCTCGCCTATGCGTCGGTGCGCGGCAACGAGAAGCGGCTTCCGGCAGCGGCGCAACTCGCCCGCTTCGCACTCGGGTTGGGCGAAGCCGGCAACAGCCCGCATCTGCAATGGCGGCGGCTCGTTCCCCGCTTTCTCGCCGAGAAGATCTATGACCGCGGTATGGCCGATCTTGCATCGACTGACCCGTTCGCGGAATACGCCGAATATTATTCGGAGCCGCATGACAACGTGCTGGATCGGGCGCTGATCGCCGACCAGCGCTTCCATCTGCAAAGCGTCCTCACCAAGGTCGATGCCATGAGCATGGCGCATGGTCTCGAAGTGCGCGTGCCGATCCTCGATCGACGGGTCATGGACCTCGCCGGCAGCCTCGATGTCTCGCTGCTCAATCCCTGGCCCAAGGGCGCACCGAAATATGTGTTGCGCAAACTCGCCGAGCGCCTGGGCATGCCGGGAGAGGCCGCATGGTCGCGCAAGCGCGGCTTCAACGTGCCGATCGCGCAACTGATGCGACGCGGTGGGCTGCGGCCGATCTGCGACCGGGTGCTCGACAGGGAGGCCGACGTTTTTGCGCCCTTCCTGAAACCGGAGGCGATCCGGCTGCTGTGGACTGCGCATCGCGAGGCCAGGAGCGACAATGCGTTCGCGCTGTGGCCGATCCTGACGCTGGGCATCTGGTTGACGGGGCTTGCGACCCCCTCGCCGCGCCGAGCGTAG
- a CDS encoding class I SAM-dependent methyltransferase: MAQTSFPAQSTTEGLKVGADTYSSAIADAQNYMNWVIDQFRPYLKGAILEVGFGHGLYSRVLGELGDYCGVDHDRESVERAAKAMPDRKFAVCDILVRDQLSSLFPQGVDAVFTINVLEHIEDDATAVANLVQVLKPGGHLLISVPALMLLYNDLDRLAGHCRRYTTARLAKLLADQPVELVRLNYFNPIGGLGWLANRLKRHQSLNDAAVNGQIALFDKYAVPLSRALDPLSRSFFGQSVTCIARRL; encoded by the coding sequence ATGGCTCAAACCTCCTTTCCCGCCCAGTCCACGACGGAAGGCCTGAAAGTCGGGGCCGATACGTATTCGAGCGCAATCGCCGACGCGCAGAACTACATGAACTGGGTTATCGACCAGTTCCGTCCCTACCTGAAGGGTGCGATCCTCGAGGTCGGGTTCGGGCATGGGCTCTACAGCAGAGTGCTGGGCGAGCTGGGCGATTATTGCGGCGTGGACCACGACCGCGAAAGCGTCGAACGTGCCGCCAAGGCGATGCCCGATCGCAAGTTCGCCGTCTGCGACATTCTGGTCCGCGATCAGCTGAGTTCCCTGTTTCCCCAAGGCGTCGATGCGGTCTTCACCATCAATGTGCTCGAGCACATCGAGGATGACGCCACGGCGGTTGCCAATTTGGTCCAGGTGCTCAAGCCCGGCGGCCATCTCCTGATCAGCGTTCCCGCCCTGATGCTGCTCTACAACGATCTCGATCGCCTGGCGGGACACTGCCGCCGCTACACCACCGCGCGCCTCGCCAAGCTGCTCGCCGATCAACCGGTCGAGCTGGTCCGGCTGAATTACTTCAATCCGATCGGCGGGCTGGGATGGCTTGCCAATCGTCTGAAGCGGCATCAGTCGCTGAACGATGCCGCCGTCAACGGGCAGATCGCCCTGTTCGACAAATATGCCGTGCCGCTGTCGCGGGCGCTCGATCCGCTCTCGCGAAGCTTCTTTGGGCAATCCGTCACCTGCATTGCACGCCGCTTATGA
- a CDS encoding nuclear transport factor 2 family protein — translation MSFDAMAAAVDWLDAYRAGDVDTILRMYAEDAVIVCGCGCTKTITGPEGHRAYWVDRMIQYPASKLDNLQQAEEGALISYVVREGLVSAVLKFNAAGKVAVHTCGPSN, via the coding sequence ATGTCCTTTGACGCGATGGCCGCGGCGGTCGATTGGTTAGATGCCTACCGCGCCGGCGATGTCGACACGATCTTGCGGATGTACGCTGAAGACGCGGTCATCGTCTGCGGTTGCGGTTGCACGAAGACCATTACAGGGCCCGAAGGTCATCGCGCGTATTGGGTCGATCGGATGATCCAATATCCTGCGTCGAAGCTCGACAACTTACAGCAGGCGGAGGAGGGAGCGCTGATCTCTTACGTCGTGCGTGAAGGCCTGGTCAGCGCGGTCTTGAAGTTCAACGCCGCTGGCAAGGTAGCGGTGCACACCTGCGGACCTTCAAACTGA
- a CDS encoding glycosyltransferase family 2 protein encodes MISVVIPALNERNGIVETIDRAKAALDGAQLTPYEIIIVDDGSADGTGELAEQAGAKVLRHPHNIGYGRSLKDGIRAASYDTIVISDADGSYPMETIPALVARFNQGFDMVVGARTGPNYRESRLKSPLRAILKAIVEFTANREIPDINSGLRVFGRQVAISYFEHVSDLFSFTTSLTLAYMMNAKFVDYIDIDYKERIGRSKVNLFRDSIRTLQYVLEACTYYNPLKIFVLLAMMCMALALVSLIGGIILQVVSAFVLGVGAILLSILVVAMGLLAVLLKQIMNQRP; translated from the coding sequence ATGATTTCAGTCGTCATTCCTGCGCTCAACGAGCGCAACGGCATCGTTGAAACCATTGATCGAGCCAAGGCGGCCCTCGACGGCGCTCAGCTCACTCCCTATGAGATCATCATTGTCGACGATGGTTCGGCCGACGGCACCGGCGAGCTTGCCGAACAGGCCGGTGCAAAGGTGCTGAGGCATCCCCACAACATCGGCTATGGCCGCTCGCTGAAGGATGGAATTCGCGCTGCGTCCTACGACACGATCGTCATCAGCGACGCGGATGGCTCCTACCCGATGGAGACGATCCCGGCGCTGGTCGCGCGCTTCAACCAGGGGTTCGACATGGTCGTCGGCGCCCGGACCGGGCCCAACTACCGCGAGTCGAGGCTGAAATCGCCATTGCGCGCGATCCTCAAGGCGATCGTCGAATTCACCGCCAACCGCGAGATCCCCGACATCAATTCCGGCCTGCGCGTGTTCGGCCGGCAGGTCGCGATCTCCTATTTCGAGCATGTCAGCGACCTTTTCAGCTTCACGACGTCGCTGACGCTCGCCTACATGATGAACGCGAAGTTCGTCGACTACATCGACATCGACTACAAGGAGCGCATCGGCCGCTCCAAGGTGAACCTGTTCCGCGACTCCATTCGGACACTGCAATACGTCCTGGAGGCCTGCACCTACTACAATCCGCTGAAGATCTTCGTGCTGCTGGCGATGATGTGCATGGCGCTCGCGCTGGTCTCGCTGATCGGCGGGATCATCCTGCAGGTCGTCAGCGCCTTCGTGCTGGGCGTCGGCGCGATCCTGCTCAGCATTCTCGTCGTCGCCATGGGACTGCTCGCGGTGCTGCTGAAGCAGATCATGAATCAGCGACCATGA
- a CDS encoding alpha/beta fold hydrolase produces MPSFHNGAVEIAYLDEGEGDPIILVHGFASSKNVNWVYPTWVSELRKNGRRVIALDNRGHGESAKLYEPAQYSIPTMAGDVLALMDHLAIPQADIMGYSMGGRMAAWLSLNEPQRLRSAILGGIGIGGLIEGTGPGENVAKALEAPDLDDVTDPVGRTFRAFADQTRSDRRALAACLRGTRDLMTRDEAARIDVPVLIAVGTTDDVAGSASALGAIIPGSEVLDIPNRDHMRAVGDKVYKTGVLDFLSRRG; encoded by the coding sequence ATGCCGAGCTTTCACAACGGCGCCGTTGAAATTGCCTATCTCGATGAAGGCGAGGGCGATCCGATCATCCTGGTGCACGGCTTTGCCTCGAGCAAGAACGTGAACTGGGTCTATCCGACCTGGGTCTCGGAGCTGCGCAAGAACGGCCGCCGCGTGATTGCGCTCGACAATCGCGGCCATGGCGAAAGCGCAAAGCTCTACGAGCCCGCGCAGTATTCGATCCCGACCATGGCCGGCGACGTGCTTGCGCTGATGGATCATCTCGCCATCCCGCAGGCCGACATCATGGGTTATTCGATGGGCGGACGGATGGCGGCGTGGCTCTCCCTCAACGAGCCGCAGCGCCTGCGCTCGGCGATCCTCGGCGGCATCGGCATCGGCGGCCTGATCGAGGGCACGGGCCCCGGCGAGAACGTCGCCAAGGCGCTGGAAGCGCCAGATCTCGACGACGTCACCGATCCCGTCGGCCGCACCTTTCGCGCGTTCGCCGATCAGACCCGCTCCGACCGCCGTGCGCTGGCCGCCTGCCTGCGCGGCACACGCGACCTCATGACGAGGGACGAAGCTGCGCGTATCGACGTGCCCGTGCTGATCGCAGTCGGCACCACCGACGACGTCGCAGGAAGTGCCAGCGCGCTCGGTGCGATCATCCCCGGCTCCGAAGTGCTCGACATTCCGAACCGCGACCACATGCGCGCGGTCGGCGACAAGGTCTACAAGACCGGCGTGCTGGATTTCCTCTCGCGCCGCGGCTGA
- a CDS encoding zinc-finger domain-containing protein, protein MSDHVVPHFHNDAGVPVIEIGSQEFMCVGANPPFDHPHVFLDLGNDNEIICPYCSTLYRFAADLKAGEARPPECVLKDKVA, encoded by the coding sequence ATGTCCGACCATGTCGTCCCGCACTTCCATAACGATGCCGGTGTCCCCGTCATCGAGATCGGCTCGCAAGAGTTCATGTGCGTTGGCGCCAACCCTCCGTTCGACCATCCGCACGTCTTCCTCGACCTCGGCAACGACAACGAGATCATCTGCCCCTACTGCTCGACGCTGTACCGCTTCGCGGCCGATCTGAAGGCGGGCGAAGCCCGCCCGCCGGAATGCGTCCTGAAGGACAAGGTGGCCTGA
- a CDS encoding multidrug effflux MFS transporter: MSDVNADDWVSAGHRPMGFPEFVIVIASIMALNPLAMDMMLPALPNIGAAFNIPVANHLQLVLSTFLIGFGAGQFVMGPLSDRFGRRPVLLGGMAVYAVASVLAVAAPSFETLLLARALQGLGTSATRVIATSIVRDCYVGRRMASVMSLAMMVFIAVPVIAPSFGQAVLLVTAWRGIFVVLMLYGLLALAWCVLRLPETLPESGRRSLAPADVLSAFRQTLTNRQTIGYATAAGSVIGALFAFVFCAQQVFTGIYHLGHYFPLAFAAIAAGTAVAGFLNARLVGRLGMRVISHGALTLYTIVAAVMLLTEMLGILPLALFMVLSALMMFSFGMMVANFTALAMEPQGHIAGTASSLYGSITTLIGIVVGMAIGQSFDGTLLPFSIGFFLSTLAALAIVLVVEKGRLFKPYHRPVA, translated from the coding sequence TTGTCTGACGTCAATGCCGACGATTGGGTGTCCGCGGGACACCGCCCGATGGGATTTCCAGAATTCGTCATCGTGATCGCGTCCATCATGGCGCTGAATCCGCTTGCGATGGACATGATGCTGCCTGCACTGCCCAATATCGGGGCAGCCTTCAACATCCCCGTCGCCAACCATCTCCAGCTGGTGCTGTCGACCTTCCTGATCGGTTTCGGCGCCGGCCAGTTCGTCATGGGTCCCCTGTCGGACCGCTTCGGCCGCCGGCCGGTGCTGCTCGGCGGTATGGCGGTCTATGCGGTGGCGAGCGTGCTGGCGGTCGCGGCACCCTCATTCGAGACGCTGCTGCTGGCGCGCGCGCTGCAGGGGCTCGGCACCTCGGCCACGCGCGTGATCGCGACCTCGATCGTGCGTGACTGCTATGTCGGCCGCCGCATGGCGAGCGTGATGTCGCTTGCCATGATGGTGTTCATCGCGGTGCCCGTGATCGCCCCCTCGTTCGGACAGGCGGTACTGCTGGTGACGGCGTGGCGCGGCATCTTCGTCGTACTGATGCTGTACGGCCTGCTCGCACTCGCCTGGTGCGTGCTGCGGCTGCCGGAAACCCTCCCCGAGTCCGGACGTAGATCGCTGGCGCCCGCCGATGTGCTCTCGGCATTCCGGCAGACCCTGACCAATCGCCAGACCATCGGCTATGCCACGGCCGCCGGCAGCGTCATCGGCGCGCTCTTTGCCTTTGTCTTCTGCGCCCAGCAGGTCTTCACCGGCATCTATCACCTCGGCCATTACTTCCCACTCGCCTTTGCCGCGATTGCAGCCGGCACGGCCGTCGCCGGCTTCCTCAATGCGAGACTGGTCGGGCGGCTCGGCATGCGCGTGATCTCGCATGGCGCGCTGACGCTCTACACAATCGTCGCTGCCGTGATGCTGCTGACGGAAATGCTCGGCATCCTGCCGCTTGCTCTGTTCATGGTGCTCTCGGCTCTGATGATGTTCTCGTTCGGCATGATGGTTGCCAACTTCACGGCGCTCGCGATGGAGCCGCAGGGCCACATCGCCGGGACCGCCTCCTCGCTCTACGGCTCGATCACGACGCTGATCGGAATCGTGGTCGGCATGGCGATCGGACAGAGCTTCGACGGAACGCTATTGCCGTTCTCGATCGGCTTCTTCCTGTCGACGCTCGCTGCGCTCGCGATCGTGCTGGTGGTGGAAAAGGGCCGGCTGTTCAAGCCGTATCATCGTCCCGTCGCTTAA
- the cysE gene encoding serine O-acetyltransferase, translating into MAVHQVNPGGKLASLDPIWDRIRGEAEDIVRREPELATFIYSSVLHHSRLEDSVVHRVAERLDHSALSGDLVRQAYMDALRDDPDLGNAFRADLVAVYDRDPATSRFIDPLLYFKGFHAIQTHRLAHWLYLRGRKDFSYYLQSRASAVFQTDINPAARIGRGIFLDHATGFVCGETAVIEDDVSILHGVTLGGTGKENEDRHPKIRHGVLIGAGAKILGNIEIGHCARIAAGSVVVKPVPHNVTVAGVPAKVVGEAGCAEPSRTMDQMINAMGL; encoded by the coding sequence ATGGCAGTGCATCAGGTCAATCCGGGAGGAAAGCTCGCATCGCTCGATCCGATCTGGGATCGGATCCGGGGCGAAGCGGAGGACATCGTCCGTCGCGAGCCGGAGCTTGCGACTTTCATTTATTCGTCCGTGCTGCATCACAGCCGCCTTGAGGATTCGGTGGTCCACCGCGTCGCCGAGCGGCTCGATCACTCCGCATTGTCGGGCGACTTGGTGCGCCAGGCCTATATGGACGCGCTGCGCGACGATCCCGATCTTGGCAACGCCTTCCGCGCCGATCTCGTGGCCGTCTACGACCGCGATCCCGCGACCTCGCGCTTCATCGATCCCTTGCTCTACTTCAAGGGCTTTCACGCGATCCAGACCCATCGCCTCGCGCACTGGCTCTATCTGAGAGGCCGCAAGGATTTCTCGTATTATCTCCAGAGCCGCGCCTCCGCGGTGTTCCAGACCGACATCAATCCCGCCGCGCGCATCGGCCGCGGCATCTTCCTCGACCACGCCACCGGCTTCGTCTGCGGTGAGACGGCGGTGATCGAGGACGACGTCTCGATCCTGCATGGCGTCACGCTCGGCGGCACCGGCAAGGAGAATGAGGATCGTCATCCGAAGATCCGGCACGGCGTCCTGATCGGCGCCGGCGCAAAGATTCTCGGCAACATCGAGATCGGCCATTGCGCGCGCATCGCGGCCGGCTCGGTCGTGGTCAAGCCCGTGCCGCACAACGTGACCGTTGCGGGCGTGCCTGCCAAGGTCGTCGGCGAGGCCGGCTGCGCCGAACCGTCGCGCACGATGGATCAGATGATCAACGCGATGGGGCTTTAA
- a CDS encoding class I SAM-dependent methyltransferase: MPDLKDQTINDFGEQWTAFRENPAYYGSADLLADLFGPLLSLDEVKGKWIADIGSGTGRIVNMLLDAGADRVVAVEPSDAMLVLKDNTAARAERIDYLQAPGDRLPPDLGLDYVVSMGVLHHIPEPAPVVHAAYDALRPGGRCIVWLYGYEGNETYLSLAIPLRKLTVLLPHRLLVVLSHGLEWALTAYIGLCRILPLPMRSYMRSVLAKFPRSVRRLTIYDQLNPAYAKYYTRAEAEALLSDGGFGDVRLYHRHGYSWTVSGTRPA; the protein is encoded by the coding sequence ATGCCGGACCTGAAGGACCAGACGATCAACGATTTCGGCGAGCAATGGACCGCGTTCCGCGAAAACCCCGCTTATTACGGCTCGGCGGACCTGCTTGCCGATCTGTTCGGTCCGTTGCTTTCCCTCGACGAGGTCAAGGGCAAGTGGATCGCCGATATCGGGAGCGGCACGGGACGCATCGTCAACATGCTGCTCGATGCCGGAGCGGATCGTGTCGTCGCGGTCGAACCCTCCGATGCCATGCTGGTCCTGAAGGACAACACGGCGGCCCGCGCGGAGCGCATCGACTATTTGCAGGCGCCCGGCGACCGCTTGCCGCCCGATCTCGGGCTCGACTATGTGGTTTCGATGGGGGTGCTGCATCACATCCCCGAGCCGGCGCCGGTGGTTCACGCGGCCTATGATGCGTTGCGCCCCGGCGGACGCTGCATCGTCTGGCTCTACGGCTACGAAGGCAACGAGACCTATCTGTCGCTCGCGATCCCGCTGCGCAAGCTCACCGTGCTGCTGCCGCACCGGCTGCTGGTGGTGCTGTCGCATGGTCTGGAATGGGCGCTGACAGCCTATATCGGGCTGTGCCGGATATTGCCGCTACCGATGCGGTCCTACATGCGTTCGGTGCTGGCGAAGTTTCCGCGCAGCGTTCGCCGCTTGACCATCTACGATCAGCTCAATCCCGCCTACGCGAAATACTACACGCGCGCCGAAGCGGAGGCACTGCTGTCGGATGGCGGATTCGGGGATGTTCGGCTCTACCACCGCCACGGCTATAGCTGGACCGTGTCCGGCACCCGGCCCGCATGA
- a CDS encoding DUF3126 family protein yields MDVKEVRKLDAYLKRVFGNPKIRVVPRPKKDDSAEVYIGEEFIGVLFVDDEDDDRSFQFQMAILEDDLVDQE; encoded by the coding sequence GTGGACGTCAAAGAAGTCAGAAAGTTAGATGCGTATCTGAAGCGCGTATTCGGCAATCCCAAGATCCGCGTCGTGCCGCGGCCGAAGAAGGACGATTCCGCCGAAGTCTATATCGGCGAGGAATTCATCGGCGTGCTCTTCGTCGACGACGAGGACGACGACCGCTCGTTCCAGTTCCAGATGGCGATCCTCGAAGACGATCTCGTCGATCAGGAATAG
- a CDS encoding FAD-dependent monooxygenase, which translates to MAFSRTIVIAGAGIGGLTAALALAARGFRIVVLEKAERLEEVGAGLQLSPNASRVLVELGLTERLRLRAVTPEAVSIMSARAGGELLRMPLGEAASLRAGAPYWVVHRADLQSALAGAVADHPDIDLKLGATFEDVAPHAKGLTVVHRSGTIRRSDLASALIGADGIWSTVRQHLFPEVQPRFSGLIAWRGTLDATQLPKDYTARRVQLWMGPNAHLVAYPIAGGRQINVVAVLPGTWNRPGWSTPGDPREVMDAFAAPRWPASARMMLATVDSWRKWALFGVPDGCPWSKGPVALLGDAVHAMLPFAAQGAGMAIEDAAVLARHLSLEAAESTAGISAALTQYGRARQARVRRVQRTARQQGRIYHLGGPLAAARDLAIRALGPDRMLARQDWIYGWRP; encoded by the coding sequence GTGGCGTTCTCCCGCACGATTGTCATCGCCGGTGCCGGCATCGGTGGACTGACGGCCGCGCTGGCGCTGGCAGCCCGCGGCTTCCGCATCGTCGTGCTGGAAAAGGCCGAGCGGCTCGAGGAAGTCGGCGCCGGCCTGCAACTCTCCCCCAATGCCAGCCGCGTGCTGGTCGAGCTCGGCCTCACCGAGCGCCTCAGGCTGCGCGCCGTCACCCCGGAAGCGGTCTCGATCATGAGCGCGCGGGCCGGCGGCGAGCTTTTGCGCATGCCGCTCGGTGAAGCAGCTTCGCTGCGGGCCGGCGCTCCCTATTGGGTGGTGCACCGCGCCGACCTGCAATCCGCGCTGGCCGGTGCTGTCGCCGATCATCCCGACATCGACCTCAAGCTGGGCGCGACCTTCGAAGATGTCGCGCCTCATGCCAAGGGGCTGACGGTGGTCCATCGCAGCGGCACGATCCGCCGCAGCGATCTCGCCAGCGCGCTGATCGGCGCCGACGGCATCTGGTCGACGGTCCGCCAGCATCTGTTTCCCGAGGTGCAGCCGCGCTTCTCCGGGCTGATCGCCTGGCGCGGCACGCTGGATGCCACGCAACTGCCAAAGGACTACACCGCGCGCCGGGTGCAGCTGTGGATGGGGCCGAATGCCCATCTCGTCGCCTATCCGATCGCGGGCGGACGCCAGATCAACGTGGTCGCTGTGTTGCCGGGCACCTGGAACAGGCCGGGCTGGAGCACGCCCGGCGATCCGCGGGAAGTGATGGACGCCTTCGCCGCGCCGCGCTGGCCGGCCTCGGCGCGCATGATGCTGGCCACGGTCGACAGCTGGCGGAAATGGGCGCTGTTCGGCGTGCCCGACGGCTGCCCCTGGAGCAAAGGTCCGGTGGCGCTGCTCGGCGATGCCGTGCATGCGATGCTGCCTTTTGCGGCCCAGGGCGCCGGCATGGCGATCGAGGATGCCGCGGTGCTCGCCCGGCATCTGAGCCTTGAAGCCGCCGAGAGCACGGCAGGCATCAGTGCTGCGCTGACGCAATACGGCCGTGCCCGTCAGGCGCGGGTGCGGCGGGTGCAGCGGACCGCGCGGCAGCAGGGCCGCATCTATCATCTCGGCGGGCCGCTTGCGGCCGCACGCGATCTTGCGATCCGCGCGCTCGGCCCGGACCGCATGCTGGCGCGGCAGGACTGGATCTACGGCTGGCGGCCCTGA
- a CDS encoding twin-arginine translocation pathway signal yields the protein MAASFSTSPRGFGALLALLAAGAALSGCAGMSETVAPAFADPAKYELYDCKQLEAERKSLAKRTDDLRGLMEKAETGTGGAVVSELAYRNDYVAVRGSAQMAEDAWRRNKCRETPPEATPPATQLSPAAAAKPASKSGKTSR from the coding sequence ATGGCTGCTTCGTTTTCCACTTCGCCGCGCGGCTTCGGCGCGCTCCTCGCGCTGCTTGCGGCCGGCGCCGCGCTGTCCGGCTGCGCCGGCATGAGCGAGACGGTCGCGCCGGCCTTTGCCGATCCCGCCAAATACGAATTGTACGACTGCAAGCAGCTGGAGGCCGAGCGCAAGTCGCTCGCCAAGCGCACTGACGATTTGCGGGGGTTGATGGAGAAGGCGGAGACCGGGACGGGTGGCGCCGTGGTGTCCGAGCTCGCTTATCGCAACGACTATGTTGCCGTGCGCGGGTCGGCGCAAATGGCCGAAGACGCCTGGCGCCGCAACAAGTGCCGGGAAACGCCGCCGGAGGCGACCCCGCCTGCCACGCAATTGTCGCCCGCGGCGGCTGCCAAGCCCGCTTCGAAATCCGGGAAAACGTCCCGCTGA